In the Endozoicomonas sp. SCSIO W0465 genome, GTAGCCGTCCCTTCTTCTCCTTCTTTTTGTTGTGCACGACAAAGGCAGAAAACTCAGCCTCCGGGTGACTGTCAAACAGGTGCTGCAGCGTAAATTCAAGCGTTGTTCTTTCGTCGTCTACTTCATCAATCACCAATACTTTCTTGCCGGACAGGTTGATATCTGTTTCCAGCCATTGCAGTTTGATGGGCTGGCCGGCCGGTGCCGTTCCGGTCTCATCAGAGTATCGGGACAGGGAAACAATCAGGATAGGGCGATTGATGTAGGTTCGCATGATGCGTGCAGGAATCAGGCCGCCACCGCCAATGGCCAGCAGATAGTCAGGCTTATAGCCAAGCCCGACGATGGTTTTTGCCGAATTGCAAATGGTGTTATGAATATCGTTATAGGTGAAGTTGTATTGTTGAATGTTTGACATAGAAGATCGGCATCAGGCCATAGGAAAATAAATCCGCAGATTTTATGGAAGTGATTACCATTGTGCAATATACAATCAGGCACTTGCGAACGTTTTATCCGGCTGGGTGACAAGGAATAAAAAAAGCATCCGCCTGGATGCCTTTCTTGTGATGGTTGAATTATCAGGCTTTAGCCTTGGGGGCGTACATAGCTTCAATCTCTTTCCGGAAACGCTTCATAATAATTTTACGACGCAGTTTCAAGGTTGGCGTGATTTCGCCCAGTTCAATGGAGAACTCTTTGGGCAGCAGCGTGAATTTCTTCACTTGCTCAAATTTGGCCAGCCCTTTCTGGATTTTGTTGACCCGCTCCTGGATCAGTTCCTGAATGCTGCTGTGTTGAACCAGCTCCTTGTGGTTTTGGTATTTCAGATTCAGGGCTTTTGCGTGTTCTTCCAGGGCCTCGAATGCGGGAACAATCAGCGCCGTCACATAGTTTCTGGCATCGGCAATAATGGCAATCTGTTCAATAAAGCGATCTTTGGTCAGCGTTCCTTCGATGTATTGTGGTGCGATGTATTTACCGTTGGAGGTCTTCATCAACTCCTTGATGCGCTCGGTCATGCGCCTGTCTCTTGATCACAAATAGCTACCTTGTTCTATCATTTCTCACTGATAAAACAGGTCATGCTTCCACTTTCTCCTAAACCATGGTCAGAACTAACTTTTGGATGTGCTGATTTGGGTGATACTCGACGTACAAAACGACTTGTCA is a window encoding:
- a CDS encoding phosphoribosyltransferase, which translates into the protein MSNIQQYNFTYNDIHNTICNSAKTIVGLGYKPDYLLAIGGGGLIPARIMRTYINRPILIVSLSRYSDETGTAPAGQPIKLQWLETDINLSGKKVLVIDEVDDERTTLEFTLQHLFDSHPEAEFSAFVVHNKKKEKKGRLPEQLKHFFVGEEIEDYWINYAWDAENIDAFGQ